In Salinigranum marinum, one DNA window encodes the following:
- a CDS encoding IS110 family transposase, with protein sequence MYLGIDLHKRYAQVAVIDSEGEPVEEVRVENANLDDLARRYAGSRAVIEATSNYYHVYDTLAEYLDVTVAHPGKLTLIAQSDKKTDRVDAKELARLLRLNSVPESYVPTDEIREARALVRGRQTLIEDRTKFANKIHGLLADNGITREVKPLSVKGREFLRELSLPSPWDALLESYLDVIKTLSEKISQLEAAIEERAGSLTETQLLMTIPGVSYYSALLIYAELGEVDRFDSHKEVVSYMGLNPTIRESGDSRIEGGISKRGSGRVRWILVQSAYTAVYTSKDEYLSRFFHRLNSRMNSKKAIVATARKLLVSMYYMLDREEAYDPPGVSS encoded by the coding sequence ATGTACCTCGGAATCGACTTACACAAGCGGTACGCACAGGTGGCAGTAATCGACAGCGAAGGCGAACCCGTCGAAGAGGTTCGCGTCGAGAACGCGAACCTCGACGACCTCGCTCGACGCTACGCTGGTTCCCGTGCGGTGATCGAGGCGACCAGCAATTACTACCACGTCTACGATACTCTCGCGGAGTACTTGGACGTGACCGTCGCTCATCCGGGCAAACTGACGCTCATCGCTCAGTCGGACAAGAAGACTGATCGCGTCGATGCCAAAGAACTCGCGCGACTGCTTCGGCTCAACTCCGTTCCGGAGAGTTACGTTCCCACCGACGAGATCAGGGAAGCCCGCGCACTCGTGCGCGGGCGACAGACCCTAATCGAAGACCGGACCAAGTTCGCCAACAAGATCCACGGCTTGCTCGCCGACAATGGCATCACCCGGGAGGTGAAGCCACTGAGCGTGAAGGGACGAGAGTTCCTCCGGGAACTCTCGCTCCCGTCACCGTGGGACGCGTTGTTGGAGTCGTACCTCGACGTGATCAAGACGCTGAGCGAGAAAATATCACAGCTCGAAGCGGCGATTGAGGAGCGCGCTGGGTCTCTGACCGAGACCCAGCTGCTGATGACCATCCCCGGTGTCAGCTACTACTCCGCGTTGCTGATTTACGCGGAGCTTGGAGAAGTCGATCGGTTCGACAGTCACAAGGAGGTCGTGAGTTACATGGGACTGAACCCGACGATCCGCGAGTCGGGCGACTCGCGGATCGAGGGAGGTATCTCGAAACGCGGCTCTGGACGGGTTCGGTGGATCCTGGTTCAGAGTGCGTACACAGCGGTGTACACCAGTAAAGATGAGTATCTGAGCCGGTTCTTCCACCGGCTGAACAGTCGGATGAATTCGAAGAAGGCGATCGTCGCAACGGCACGGAAACTACTCGTGTCGATGTACTACATGCTCGACCGAGAGGAGGCGTACGATCCACCCGGCGTGAGTAGCTGA
- the cca gene encoding CCA tRNA nucleotidyltransferase, which produces MSELEAVVAAVDEEVRPDAAERARLERAVEALRERVERALAAGDVPGEIAEQVDTIQVGSTARGTWLSGDRDIDLFVRFPADLDRAELERYGLAIGRAVLPDGHEEYAEHPYVTGAFDGFDVDLVPCYDVDSAAETRSAVDRTPFHNAYLTERIGDRLARDVRVFKRFLKGIGAYGSDLRTRGFSGYLSELLVLVYDGVVPLLRAAGGWHPPVAFDPEEHGTREHDDPLVVVDPTDPARNVAAVCSAANVARLQHYARELVDDPRTDLFVPSDPEPLTERAVRDHLDRRGTAAVAIRFDAPGIVDDQLYPQLEKSRTGIAGDLDRRGFGVLRSTVFAADHAVLLFELVTGALPAVERHEGPPVHVRAHAEGFLDAYVDDGEAYGPFIAEDRYVVERPREWTDARALLESDALFDVALGTRVESTLREEGYEVLVGDEIERLTGEFGAELARYFSPRP; this is translated from the coding sequence ATGAGCGAACTCGAGGCCGTCGTCGCCGCCGTGGACGAGGAGGTCAGGCCCGACGCGGCCGAGCGGGCGCGCCTGGAGCGGGCGGTCGAAGCGCTGCGCGAGCGTGTCGAACGCGCCCTCGCGGCGGGTGACGTCCCCGGCGAGATCGCGGAACAGGTCGACACCATCCAAGTCGGTTCGACTGCCCGGGGAACGTGGCTCTCGGGCGACCGCGACATCGACCTGTTCGTCCGGTTCCCGGCCGACCTCGACCGCGCGGAACTCGAACGGTACGGGCTCGCGATCGGGCGAGCGGTGCTCCCGGACGGTCACGAGGAGTACGCCGAACACCCGTACGTCACCGGCGCGTTCGACGGCTTCGACGTCGACCTCGTCCCGTGTTACGACGTCGACAGCGCCGCCGAGACGCGGTCGGCCGTCGACCGCACCCCGTTTCACAACGCCTACCTGACCGAGCGGATCGGCGACCGACTGGCCCGCGACGTGCGGGTGTTCAAGCGCTTTCTCAAAGGGATCGGCGCGTACGGCTCGGACCTGCGAACGAGAGGGTTCTCGGGCTACCTCTCCGAACTGCTCGTTCTCGTGTACGACGGCGTCGTTCCCCTCCTGCGAGCGGCCGGTGGCTGGCACCCGCCGGTCGCCTTCGACCCCGAAGAACACGGCACTCGCGAGCACGACGATCCGCTCGTCGTCGTCGACCCGACCGACCCCGCGCGGAACGTCGCCGCCGTCTGCTCGGCCGCGAACGTCGCCCGGCTGCAACACTACGCCCGGGAACTCGTCGACGACCCACGGACGGACCTCTTCGTTCCGTCGGACCCGGAGCCGCTCACCGAACGCGCGGTCCGTGACCACCTCGACCGCCGGGGGACGGCCGCCGTCGCGATCCGGTTCGACGCGCCCGGGATCGTCGACGACCAGCTCTATCCCCAGTTGGAGAAGTCCCGCACGGGGATCGCGGGCGATCTCGACCGCCGCGGCTTCGGCGTCCTCCGGAGCACGGTGTTCGCCGCCGACCACGCCGTCCTCCTCTTCGAGCTCGTGACGGGAGCGCTACCGGCGGTGGAGCGTCACGAGGGGCCGCCGGTCCACGTCCGCGCCCACGCCGAAGGCTTCTTGGACGCCTACGTCGACGACGGGGAGGCGTACGGTCCGTTCATCGCCGAGGATCGGTACGTGGTCGAGCGACCGCGGGAGTGGACCGACGCGCGCGCCCTGCTGGAGAGCGACGCGCTGTTCGACGTCGCGCTCGGCACGCGCGTGGAGTCGACGCTCCGCGAGGAGGGGTACGAGGTGCTCGTCGGTGACGAGATCGAGCGCCTGACCGGGGAGTTCGGCGCGGAGCTGGCCCGGTACTTTTCGCCGCGCCCCTAA
- a CDS encoding histone deacetylase produces the protein MQFGYSETCLEHDTGPRHPETPDRLRAIRRALAKRHGVEYVEAEPVAQERVEAVHDSTYVTEIKQFCETGGGNWDPDTVASGATWDATLASAGLAEWAAREAVAGADGRETPFALGRPPGHHAVADDAMGFCFVNNAAVAAQTLIDAEEADRVAIFDWDVHHGNGTQDIFYHRADVFYASFHEDGLYPGSGQVAETGAGDAEGTNLNVPLAAGAGDGDYCYAVDETLAPALERFDPDVLIVSAGFDAHRHDPISRMRVSTEGYAVLSDRVRDIADATDAGLAFVLEGGYGLDTLSDGVATVHETFDGRKPIEPDEGPNEKTQLLVDDVRDALDLD, from the coding sequence ATGCAGTTCGGCTACAGCGAGACCTGTCTCGAACACGACACGGGTCCGCGCCACCCCGAGACGCCCGACCGCCTGCGGGCGATCCGCCGCGCCCTCGCCAAACGGCACGGCGTGGAGTACGTCGAGGCCGAGCCGGTCGCACAGGAACGCGTCGAGGCGGTCCACGACTCCACTTACGTCACCGAGATCAAGCAGTTCTGTGAGACCGGCGGCGGCAACTGGGATCCCGACACGGTCGCCAGCGGGGCGACGTGGGACGCGACGCTCGCGAGCGCCGGCCTCGCCGAGTGGGCCGCGCGTGAGGCGGTCGCGGGTGCCGACGGCCGCGAGACGCCGTTCGCGCTCGGTCGTCCGCCGGGACACCACGCCGTGGCGGACGACGCGATGGGCTTTTGTTTCGTCAACAACGCCGCGGTCGCCGCCCAGACGCTCATCGACGCCGAGGAGGCCGACCGCGTCGCGATCTTCGACTGGGACGTCCACCACGGCAACGGGACCCAGGACATCTTCTACCACCGCGCGGACGTCTTCTACGCCTCCTTCCACGAGGACGGCCTCTACCCGGGCTCCGGGCAGGTCGCCGAGACGGGCGCGGGCGACGCGGAGGGAACGAACCTCAACGTCCCGCTCGCCGCCGGCGCGGGCGACGGCGACTACTGTTACGCGGTCGACGAGACGCTCGCGCCCGCCCTCGAACGGTTCGACCCCGACGTGCTCATCGTCAGCGCCGGCTTCGACGCCCACCGCCACGACCCCATCTCGCGGATGCGCGTCTCGACCGAGGGGTACGCGGTCCTCTCCGACCGGGTCCGCGACATCGCCGACGCGACCGACGCGGGCCTCGCGTTCGTCCTCGAAGGCGGCTACGGCCTCGACACGCTCTCCGACGGCGTGGCCACCGTCCACGAGACCTTCGACGGCCGCAAGCCGATCGAGCCCGACGAGGGGCCGAACGAGAAGACGCAGCTCCTCGTCGACGACGTCCGCGACGCGCTCGACCTGGATTAG
- a CDS encoding histone encodes MSVELPFAPVDSIIRRNADELRVSADAAEELARRIQAHGSALAVDAANRATADGRKTLMAADFDVEQVVNRGALELPVAPVDRIARLRIDDRYRVSMEARIALADVLEDYADNVASAAATLARHADRRTIQAEDIETYFALFA; translated from the coding sequence ATGAGTGTCGAGCTCCCGTTCGCCCCAGTCGACTCCATCATCCGACGCAACGCGGATGAGCTCCGGGTGAGCGCCGACGCCGCCGAAGAACTCGCTCGGCGCATCCAGGCCCACGGGTCGGCGCTGGCCGTCGATGCGGCCAACCGTGCGACCGCCGACGGGCGGAAGACGTTGATGGCCGCCGACTTCGACGTCGAGCAGGTCGTCAATCGGGGAGCGCTCGAACTCCCCGTCGCGCCCGTCGACCGCATCGCCCGGCTCCGCATCGACGACCGCTACCGGGTATCGATGGAAGCGCGCATCGCTCTCGCCGACGTGCTGGAGGACTACGCCGACAACGTCGCGAGCGCGGCGGCGACCCTCGCGCGCCACGCCGACCGGCGGACCATCCAGGCGGAGGACATCGAGACCTACTTCGCCCTCTTCGCGTAG
- a CDS encoding single-stranded DNA binding protein translates to MGVIEDVYEDVAPDVDFEAFEAAVHEKVEQMGGLADEETAAMLVAHELADAGGEVSGIADIEPGMDEVKFVAKVVSIGEVRTFERDGEDEDGKVINVEVADETGRIRAALWDEAAEAAVEELEVGQVLRIAGRPKEGYNGVEVNVDRVEPDDAEVDVQVLDTYRVEDLSLGLSDVNLRGRVLATDSVRTFDRDDGSEGRVANLVLGDPTGRVRITLWDDRADLADEFSEGESVEIVDGYVRERDGDLELHVGDRGSVEPIDESIEYVPETDAIAALEIGQTADVAGGVIELDEKRTFDRDDGSQGQVRNVRVKDDTGDIRVALWGDKADTEIDLGQYAVFTDVQVKDGWQDALECSVNWRSTVSVLDERPENAPTHEADATAAPASASRGDADGQGSLSSFDSSSAGSPSSSSDASSTTSGSETSDGTGGEDADEVEFTGTVVQAGSPVVLDNGTETYSVETDASLRLGEEVTVRGRVRDGRIDAEEVL, encoded by the coding sequence ATGGGTGTCATCGAGGATGTCTACGAAGACGTCGCGCCCGACGTCGACTTCGAGGCGTTCGAGGCCGCCGTCCACGAGAAAGTCGAACAGATGGGCGGCCTCGCGGACGAGGAGACCGCGGCGATGCTCGTCGCCCACGAACTGGCTGACGCCGGCGGAGAGGTGTCGGGGATCGCGGACATCGAACCCGGAATGGACGAGGTGAAGTTCGTCGCCAAGGTCGTCAGCATCGGCGAGGTACGGACGTTCGAGCGAGACGGCGAGGACGAGGACGGCAAGGTGATCAACGTCGAAGTCGCCGACGAGACGGGGCGGATCAGGGCCGCGTTGTGGGACGAGGCGGCCGAAGCCGCGGTCGAGGAGCTGGAAGTCGGCCAGGTACTCCGGATCGCCGGTCGACCCAAGGAGGGGTACAACGGCGTCGAAGTCAACGTCGACCGCGTCGAGCCCGACGACGCCGAAGTCGACGTCCAGGTGCTCGACACCTACCGCGTCGAGGACCTCTCGCTCGGCCTCTCGGACGTGAACCTCCGGGGCAGAGTGCTCGCAACCGACTCGGTCCGGACGTTCGACCGCGACGACGGCTCCGAAGGCAGGGTCGCGAACCTCGTCCTCGGCGACCCGACGGGGCGAGTACGGATCACGCTCTGGGACGACCGAGCCGACCTCGCCGACGAGTTCTCCGAGGGGGAATCGGTCGAGATCGTCGACGGCTACGTCCGCGAGCGCGACGGCGACCTCGAACTCCACGTCGGTGACCGCGGATCGGTCGAGCCAATCGACGAATCGATCGAGTACGTCCCCGAGACGGACGCCATCGCCGCGCTGGAGATCGGCCAGACGGCCGACGTCGCCGGCGGCGTCATCGAACTCGACGAGAAACGGACGTTCGACCGCGACGACGGCTCCCAGGGGCAGGTCCGAAACGTGAGAGTGAAAGACGACACCGGCGACATCCGCGTCGCGCTCTGGGGTGACAAAGCCGACACGGAGATCGACCTCGGCCAGTACGCCGTATTCACCGACGTGCAGGTAAAAGACGGGTGGCAGGACGCGCTCGAGTGTTCGGTCAACTGGCGCTCGACCGTCTCCGTCCTCGACGAGCGCCCCGAGAACGCACCGACACACGAGGCCGACGCGACGGCCGCACCCGCGTCGGCGTCGCGGGGTGACGCCGACGGGCAGGGCAGTCTCTCCTCGTTCGACTCGTCGTCTGCTGGGTCTCCCTCGTCCTCGTCCGACGCCTCGTCGACGACTTCCGGGAGCGAAACGAGCGACGGCACCGGCGGCGAGGACGCGGACGAAGTCGAGTTCACCGGCACGGTCGTCCAGGCCGGAAGCCCGGTGGTTCTCGACAACGGCACGGAGACGTACAGCGTCGAAACCGACGCCAGCCTCCGCCTCGGCGAGGAGGTGACCGTCCGCGGCCGGGTCCGTGACGGGCGCATCGACGCCGAGGAGGTCCTCTGA